The following proteins come from a genomic window of Tepidiforma thermophila:
- a CDS encoding SMP-30/gluconolactonase/LRE family protein has product MEPRIVATGLEFPEGPVALSNGDVIVTEIAAGRLSRVKPDGTVELLAVTGGGPNGAALGPDGALYVTQNGGFQWHRRPLPDGSMGLFPGEQPADYTGGAIQRVTLAGEVSTLYTECNGIPLKGPNDLVFDREGNFYFTDLGKNRPREKDRTGVYYASPDGKFIREIIFPMEGPNGIGLSPDEKTLYVAETPTGRVWAYDVQAPGQVANGRVIGTVPGAPPFGYAFCDSMCVDAEGNVIVATILNGGLTMFSPDGSTVRHFPCPDLLTTNACFAPNLTSLYVTLSSTGRLGVFDTWPTKGLKLNFAI; this is encoded by the coding sequence GTGGAGCCTCGGATTGTTGCGACCGGCCTGGAGTTTCCCGAGGGGCCGGTGGCGCTGTCGAACGGCGATGTCATCGTGACGGAGATTGCGGCGGGGCGGCTCAGCCGTGTCAAGCCTGACGGGACCGTTGAGCTGCTGGCGGTGACCGGCGGCGGGCCGAATGGCGCCGCACTCGGCCCAGACGGCGCGCTGTACGTCACGCAAAACGGCGGTTTCCAGTGGCACCGCCGGCCGCTGCCGGACGGCTCGATGGGGCTCTTCCCCGGGGAGCAGCCCGCGGACTACACGGGCGGGGCGATCCAGCGGGTGACGCTCGCCGGCGAGGTGAGCACCCTGTACACCGAGTGCAATGGCATCCCGCTGAAGGGGCCGAACGACCTGGTCTTCGACCGCGAGGGGAACTTCTACTTCACCGACCTTGGGAAGAACCGGCCCCGCGAGAAGGACCGGACGGGGGTGTACTACGCCTCGCCGGACGGGAAGTTCATCCGGGAAATCATCTTCCCGATGGAAGGGCCGAACGGCATTGGGCTGAGCCCCGACGAAAAGACGCTGTACGTTGCCGAGACGCCGACGGGGCGGGTGTGGGCGTACGACGTGCAGGCGCCGGGGCAGGTGGCGAACGGCCGGGTTATTGGGACGGTGCCGGGCGCGCCGCCGTTCGGCTACGCCTTCTGCGACTCGATGTGCGTCGACGCGGAGGGCAATGTAATCGTGGCGACGATCCTGAACGGCGGGCTGACGATGTTTTCGCCCGATGGGTCAACGGTGCGGCATTTCCCGTGCCCCGACCTGCTCACGACGAATGCGTGCTTCGCGCCGAACCTGACGTCGCTGTACGTGACCCTCAGCTCGACCGGGCGCCTCGGCGTGTTCGACACATGGCCGACGAAGGGGCTGAAGCTGAACTTCGCCATCTGA
- a CDS encoding uracil-DNA glycosylase, whose amino-acid sequence MGASYAAFDEPFQPAPPLEGCRACRRCPGVVPGSAVLDLPAGPRPVLFVGEAPGRLGAARSGRPFVGDVAGARFAALLATSGLDPSSVAVTNAVLCLPLDSRGRNRRPSGAEVRACASWLAAAVDHVRPAVIVPLGTTALAALEQLRPHGARLGDAAARPRDWGGLALFPLYHPGARAAIHRPLERQLDDWRRLGDFVRSLAAADIGNFR is encoded by the coding sequence ATGGGCGCATCCTACGCCGCCTTCGATGAACCCTTCCAGCCCGCACCTCCGCTCGAAGGCTGCCGCGCCTGCCGCCGCTGCCCCGGCGTCGTCCCGGGCTCGGCCGTCCTCGATCTCCCCGCCGGGCCGCGACCCGTCCTCTTCGTCGGCGAGGCCCCCGGGCGGCTCGGTGCGGCCCGCAGCGGGCGGCCCTTCGTCGGAGATGTGGCTGGCGCCCGCTTCGCTGCCCTCCTCGCAACATCCGGCCTCGACCCATCCAGTGTCGCAGTTACGAACGCGGTCCTTTGCCTCCCCCTGGATTCGCGCGGCCGCAACCGCCGCCCTTCAGGCGCCGAAGTCCGCGCCTGCGCATCCTGGCTGGCGGCAGCCGTCGACCACGTCCGCCCCGCGGTGATTGTCCCGCTCGGGACCACCGCCCTCGCCGCGCTCGAACAGCTCCGGCCCCACGGTGCGCGGCTCGGCGACGCTGCGGCCCGCCCCCGCGACTGGGGCGGCCTGGCGCTGTTCCCGCTGTATCACCCGGGCGCCCGTGCGGCCATCCATCGCCCCCTTGAGCGACAGCTCGACGACTGGCGTCGCCTTGGCGACTTTGTCCGCTCGCTTGCCGCTGCCGATATCGGAAATTTCCGTTGA
- the arsM gene encoding arsenite methyltransferase: protein MSTPGPDEIREQVARAYATRVLPVLQRAETVEELPLVDSASCCSPAAPAENSCCGEESPARDDAVISRIADLYRDADISDLPATVTDVAFGCGNPTAIAALEPGQVVLDLGSGGGIDCFLAAKMVGPTGRVIGVDMTPEMIRLARKNAEKVGASNVEFRLGEIENLPVADESVDVIISNCVINLSPDKPRVFREAFRVLKPGGRLQVSDIVWTRPVPQEIRSDMEKWAGCIAGALLEAEYLDHIRAAGFVDVASVATEYPGGKGIASAAVTARKPAASEDGCGCGVC from the coding sequence GTGTCCACACCCGGCCCCGACGAAATCCGCGAACAGGTCGCACGCGCCTACGCCACCCGCGTGCTGCCCGTCCTCCAGCGCGCCGAGACGGTCGAGGAGCTCCCGCTCGTCGATTCCGCCTCCTGCTGCTCCCCTGCTGCCCCCGCCGAGAATTCCTGCTGCGGCGAGGAAAGCCCCGCCCGGGATGACGCCGTCATCTCCCGCATCGCCGACCTCTACCGGGACGCGGATATCTCGGACCTGCCGGCGACGGTCACCGACGTTGCCTTCGGCTGCGGCAATCCGACCGCTATCGCCGCCCTCGAACCGGGCCAGGTCGTGCTCGACCTCGGGTCTGGCGGCGGCATCGACTGCTTCCTCGCGGCGAAGATGGTGGGCCCCACCGGCCGCGTTATCGGCGTTGACATGACGCCCGAGATGATTCGCCTCGCCCGCAAGAACGCCGAAAAGGTCGGCGCGTCCAACGTCGAATTCCGCCTCGGCGAAATCGAAAACCTCCCGGTCGCCGACGAGTCGGTCGATGTCATCATCTCCAACTGCGTCATCAACCTCTCGCCCGATAAACCCCGCGTCTTCCGCGAAGCCTTCCGCGTGCTGAAGCCCGGCGGCCGGCTACAGGTCTCCGACATCGTCTGGACCCGCCCCGTCCCGCAGGAGATCCGCTCAGATATGGAAAAGTGGGCCGGCTGCATCGCCGGGGCGCTGCTCGAAGCGGAGTACCTCGACCACATCCGGGCAGCCGGCTTCGTCGACGTCGCCTCCGTGGCCACCGAATACCCCGGCGGCAAGGGCATCGCTTCTGCGGCGGTTACCGCACGCAAGCCCGCAGCATCAGAGGACGGGTGCGGCTGCGGCGTCTGCTGA
- a CDS encoding CaiB/BaiF CoA transferase family protein, translating to MVMALDGIKVLDLSRLAPGPHCSMLLADFGADVTLVEAVPGASAKLGTTGVRRSEAAERAAAFNALGRGKKSIALNLKEEEARKIFYRMAEGADVVIEGFRPGVVKRLGVDYDKLSTINPRIIFCSISGFGQTGPYANLVGHDINYIAIGGALGVTGRPGQPPAIPVNLLADFAGGGLTAAFAICLAIIAREKTGRGQYIDVGMSDGVLSLMTSAFSHYFSTGQPIRPGEYLLNGAAPFYNTYRCSDGRWFSIGSIEPHFWENLCRVLGTEDLLPHQFDQAKWPEMIERFAGIFATKTADEWMAVMSQYDICAAPVLEMENVVTNEHNLARGMVIELDSPIGKVKQIGVAPKLSDTPGMPRSTAPLIGQHTDEILGGLGFTAEQIADLRSRGVVG from the coding sequence ATGGTGATGGCACTCGACGGCATCAAGGTGCTGGACCTTTCCCGGCTGGCGCCGGGCCCGCATTGTTCGATGCTGCTGGCGGATTTTGGCGCGGACGTGACGCTGGTGGAGGCCGTGCCCGGCGCTTCAGCCAAGCTCGGCACGACGGGAGTTCGGCGGAGTGAGGCTGCCGAGCGCGCTGCTGCGTTCAATGCCCTCGGGCGCGGGAAGAAGTCGATCGCACTGAACCTGAAGGAAGAGGAGGCGCGAAAAATTTTTTACCGCATGGCCGAGGGCGCGGATGTGGTCATCGAGGGGTTCCGGCCCGGGGTGGTGAAGCGGCTCGGGGTCGATTACGACAAGCTGTCAACCATCAATCCACGGATCATCTTCTGCTCGATTTCGGGGTTCGGCCAGACGGGGCCGTACGCGAACCTGGTCGGGCACGACATCAACTACATCGCGATCGGCGGCGCCCTGGGGGTGACGGGGCGGCCGGGGCAACCCCCGGCGATCCCGGTAAACCTGCTGGCCGACTTCGCAGGCGGCGGCCTGACGGCCGCGTTCGCCATCTGCCTGGCGATTATCGCGCGGGAGAAGACCGGGCGCGGCCAGTACATCGACGTGGGCATGAGCGACGGGGTGCTCTCACTGATGACGAGCGCATTCAGCCATTACTTCTCGACCGGGCAGCCGATTCGGCCGGGCGAGTACCTCCTGAACGGCGCGGCGCCTTTCTACAACACGTACCGGTGCAGCGACGGGCGGTGGTTCTCGATCGGGAGCATCGAGCCGCACTTCTGGGAGAACCTTTGCCGCGTGCTCGGGACCGAGGACCTGTTGCCCCACCAGTTCGACCAGGCGAAGTGGCCGGAGATGATCGAGCGGTTCGCCGGGATCTTTGCGACGAAGACGGCGGACGAGTGGATGGCGGTTATGTCGCAATACGACATCTGCGCGGCGCCGGTGCTCGAGATGGAGAACGTGGTGACGAATGAGCACAACCTGGCCCGGGGGATGGTGATCGAGCTGGACTCGCCCATCGGGAAGGTGAAACAGATCGGGGTTGCGCCGAAGCTGAGCGATACGCCCGGGATGCCGCGTTCGACGGCGCCGCTCATCGGGCAGCACACGGACGAAATCCTCGGCGGGCTCGGTTTCACGGCCGAGCAGATCGCCGACCTCCGCAGCCGCGGGGTGGTGGGGTAG
- a CDS encoding SDR family NAD(P)-dependent oxidoreductase → MPRLSQLSRSIEGKVAIVTGAGSGMGRATAILFADEGARVAAVDISKAPVEAVAAEISAAGGTARAWACAVADRAAVQRLIDEVVGEFGGLDILVNNAGVSAAVPLEAENYDEVWARTLAVDLTSMTYTIRAALPYLRRSSSPRIINIASTEGLGATPGHSAYTAAKHGVVGLTRSLALEFGKEGITVNCICPGPIRTGMTEAIPEEDKQKYARQRTALRRYGLPEEVAHMTLSLALPAASFVTGVALPVDGGLTIRRA, encoded by the coding sequence ATGCCGCGTCTCAGCCAGCTCAGCCGCTCGATCGAAGGCAAAGTCGCCATAGTGACCGGCGCCGGCAGCGGCATGGGCCGCGCCACCGCAATCCTCTTCGCCGACGAAGGCGCACGCGTCGCCGCCGTCGACATCAGCAAGGCCCCCGTCGAGGCCGTCGCCGCAGAAATCAGCGCCGCAGGCGGCACCGCCCGGGCCTGGGCCTGCGCCGTCGCGGACCGGGCCGCCGTCCAGCGCCTCATCGACGAGGTCGTCGGCGAATTTGGCGGCCTCGACATTCTCGTCAACAACGCCGGCGTCTCCGCCGCCGTCCCGCTCGAGGCAGAAAACTACGACGAGGTCTGGGCCCGCACCCTCGCCGTCGACCTTACCTCGATGACGTACACAATCCGCGCCGCCCTGCCGTACCTCCGTCGCTCGTCCAGCCCGCGCATCATCAACATCGCCAGCACCGAAGGGCTCGGCGCCACGCCCGGCCACAGCGCCTACACGGCCGCCAAGCACGGCGTCGTCGGGCTCACCCGCTCGCTCGCCCTCGAGTTCGGCAAAGAGGGCATCACGGTCAACTGCATCTGCCCCGGCCCCATCCGCACCGGCATGACGGAGGCCATCCCCGAAGAGGACAAACAAAAGTACGCCCGCCAGCGCACCGCTCTCCGCCGCTACGGCCTGCCTGAGGAGGTCGCCCACATGACCCTCTCGCTGGCGCTGCCGGCGGCCTCCTTCGTTACCGGCGTCGCCCTTCCGGTCGATGGGGGCCTGACCATTCGTCGCGCCTGA
- a CDS encoding CHAD domain-containing protein: MTSSSLEVEWQFAALDTRPVLRWLQSEPVPGYTVEPRSTQSLDDTYLDTPDWRIHRAGYTCRVRSMGDGAELTLKSMAAASDGIRTRREITAVLPAADTDPKSAPGEAGEALRALCGRQPLVPLFRLLTSRQRFGLSDADGPLGEIALDDTTIPVTDDEPVRLSRVEVEVDADALERARPFVDALVAACSLAPASTSKFEAALVATGRRPPEPPSFGPETVEPSMTVGQVAYAVLRRQFRVFLLNEPGTRLGEDIEALHDMRVATRRLRAAMATFRPFLTPRMLAFRDEFGQVARALGEVRDLDVQLERMAEWRASFPPDRVHLLDGIEALLRKRRAAARRRMLQVLDSRRYERLCARFAAALRAGPPKSFAPGRTPVLAVAPDLVERRYRKVRKLGDRIKKTSPPEAYHLLRIEAKKLRYALEFVGNGIYGKPALEFSARVTALQDLLGLHQDAYVAIEMLEELAASAGRRLEPGTLMAMGMLAERYRAHAEELRAKFPSVYRQLAGPEWKKLLRLMEAQRPPAHHAPAPVGAGRS, encoded by the coding sequence GTGACGTCCTCGTCCCTCGAAGTCGAATGGCAGTTTGCCGCCCTCGATACCCGGCCGGTGCTCCGCTGGCTCCAGTCGGAACCCGTGCCCGGCTACACCGTCGAGCCCCGCAGCACCCAGTCCCTCGACGACACCTATCTCGATACCCCGGACTGGCGCATCCACCGCGCAGGGTATACCTGCCGCGTACGCTCAATGGGCGATGGCGCTGAGCTGACGCTCAAGTCGATGGCCGCCGCCAGCGACGGCATCCGCACCCGGCGCGAGATTACCGCGGTGCTGCCTGCGGCAGACACGGACCCGAAGTCGGCCCCGGGTGAGGCCGGCGAGGCGCTCCGCGCCCTGTGTGGCCGCCAGCCGCTCGTTCCCCTCTTCCGCCTGCTCACCTCCCGCCAGCGGTTCGGCCTTTCCGATGCCGACGGCCCCCTTGGCGAAATCGCCCTCGATGACACCACTATCCCCGTGACGGACGACGAGCCCGTGCGGCTTTCCCGCGTCGAGGTCGAAGTCGATGCCGACGCCCTCGAGCGCGCTCGCCCGTTCGTCGATGCGCTCGTGGCCGCCTGCAGCCTCGCTCCCGCGTCCACCTCCAAGTTCGAAGCCGCGCTCGTCGCTACCGGCCGGCGCCCGCCCGAGCCGCCGTCCTTCGGCCCGGAGACGGTCGAACCGTCCATGACCGTCGGGCAGGTCGCCTACGCCGTGCTGCGCCGCCAGTTCCGGGTGTTCCTGCTTAACGAGCCCGGCACCCGACTCGGCGAGGACATCGAGGCGCTCCATGACATGCGTGTCGCAACCCGCCGCCTGCGCGCTGCGATGGCCACCTTCCGCCCCTTCCTCACACCCCGCATGCTCGCCTTCCGCGACGAATTCGGGCAGGTCGCCCGCGCCCTCGGCGAGGTCCGCGACCTCGATGTCCAGCTCGAACGGATGGCGGAGTGGCGCGCCAGCTTCCCGCCCGACCGCGTGCACCTGCTCGACGGCATCGAAGCGCTCCTCCGCAAGCGGCGTGCCGCCGCCCGCCGCCGGATGCTGCAGGTGCTCGATTCGCGCCGTTACGAACGGCTTTGCGCCCGGTTTGCGGCCGCCCTCCGCGCGGGGCCGCCGAAGTCGTTCGCCCCGGGCCGCACCCCGGTCCTTGCCGTCGCGCCCGACCTCGTCGAGCGCCGTTACCGGAAGGTCCGCAAACTCGGCGACCGCATTAAGAAGACCTCCCCGCCGGAGGCTTACCACCTCCTCCGCATCGAAGCCAAGAAGCTCCGTTACGCCCTCGAGTTCGTCGGCAACGGCATCTACGGCAAGCCGGCGCTTGAATTCAGCGCCCGCGTGACCGCGCTCCAGGACCTGCTTGGCCTCCACCAGGATGCGTACGTGGCCATCGAGATGCTGGAAGAACTTGCCGCCAGTGCAGGTCGCCGCCTCGAACCCGGCACCCTCATGGCCATGGGCATGCTCGCCGAGCGCTATCGCGCCCACGCCGAGGAGCTCCGCGCAAAGTTCCCGTCGGTCTACCGCCAGCTCGCCGGCCCGGAATGGAAGAAGCTGCTCCGCCTCATGGAGGCCCAGCGCCCGCCCGCACACCACGCCCCGGCACCGGTCGGCGCCGGTCGCTCCTAG
- the sucD gene encoding succinate--CoA ligase subunit alpha, with the protein MAVLVDQNTRLLVQGIGTEGANHMRRSIAYGTNVVAAIHPKRGGEQQDGVPIFTTVDQAVRETGANVSIIFVPAPGAADAILEAAAAKIPLIVCITEGIPVLDMVRVKAALQSTGSILIGPNCPGVITPGTKTRVGIMPGDVFMPGRVGVVSRSGTLVYEVVAQLTAEGIGQSTCIGVGGDPIIGTRQAEAVRMLNEDPDTDAIVLVGEIGGSAEQEAAAYIKEHVRKPVVAFIAGATAPPGRRMGHAGAIISGEDGKAENKKAALRAAGAVVSDSPADIGATMKRILAERGLLR; encoded by the coding sequence ATGGCAGTGCTCGTCGACCAGAACACCCGCCTGCTGGTGCAGGGCATCGGCACCGAAGGCGCCAACCACATGCGCCGCTCCATCGCCTACGGCACCAATGTCGTCGCCGCCATCCACCCGAAACGCGGAGGCGAACAGCAGGACGGCGTTCCTATCTTCACCACGGTCGACCAGGCCGTCCGCGAAACGGGGGCCAACGTCAGCATCATCTTCGTCCCCGCGCCCGGCGCCGCCGATGCCATCCTCGAGGCTGCCGCCGCGAAAATCCCGCTCATCGTCTGCATCACCGAGGGCATCCCGGTCCTCGATATGGTCCGCGTCAAGGCAGCGCTCCAGTCGACCGGCAGCATCCTCATCGGCCCCAACTGCCCCGGCGTCATCACGCCCGGCACAAAGACCCGCGTCGGCATCATGCCCGGCGATGTCTTCATGCCCGGCCGCGTCGGCGTCGTGAGCCGCTCCGGCACCCTCGTCTATGAAGTCGTTGCGCAGCTCACCGCCGAGGGCATCGGCCAGAGCACCTGTATCGGCGTCGGCGGCGATCCCATCATCGGCACCCGCCAGGCAGAGGCCGTCCGCATGCTCAACGAAGACCCGGATACCGACGCCATCGTGCTCGTCGGCGAAATCGGCGGCTCCGCCGAGCAGGAGGCCGCCGCCTACATCAAGGAGCACGTCAGGAAGCCCGTCGTCGCCTTCATCGCCGGCGCGACCGCGCCTCCCGGCCGCCGCATGGGCCATGCCGGCGCCATCATCTCCGGCGAGGACGGCAAGGCCGAGAACAAGAAGGCCGCCCTCCGCGCCGCCGGCGCCGTCGTCTCGGATTCCCCGGCCGATATCGGCGCTACCATGAAGCGCATCCTCGCCGAGCGCGGCCTGCTCCGCTGA
- a CDS encoding VOC family protein, protein MIPALRFRDLEEAVRFYVDVLGFELQRGDLAEGNISVRYGDAQLMLESAAAAFYGTAYNQAIRERAGTAGPNALYIEAERIDTLAQRAASAGARILDPLAERPWGQREFTVEDPAGNWLTFWQSLGGG, encoded by the coding sequence GTGATTCCCGCGCTCCGGTTTCGCGACCTCGAGGAAGCGGTCCGGTTCTACGTCGATGTGCTCGGCTTCGAGCTCCAGCGCGGAGACCTGGCGGAGGGCAATATCTCAGTACGCTACGGCGACGCGCAGCTGATGCTGGAATCGGCAGCTGCAGCGTTCTACGGCACGGCGTACAACCAGGCGATCCGCGAGCGGGCAGGAACCGCAGGCCCGAACGCCCTCTACATCGAAGCGGAGCGGATAGACACGCTCGCGCAACGGGCAGCCTCGGCAGGGGCGCGGATACTTGACCCGCTGGCTGAACGGCCGTGGGGACAGCGGGAGTTCACCGTGGAGGATCCGGCCGGGAACTGGCTGACCTTCTGGCAATCCCTGGGCGGCGGCTGA
- a CDS encoding class I SAM-dependent RNA methyltransferase, which yields MPRRGHRWKTPPEQLTLTLRAESLVFGGAALARAPDGRVVFTWFAAPGELVEAVVEREYPDYLEAVTTRVLEPSPDRVEPRCPLFGECGGCQLQHMAYPAQLRAKEAVVREQLKRIGGLGDDVVRPIVGAREPWGYRNHVRFSTGRKFGDVGFISRRGHGLLKVEHCPIADPWVNEILPQLQGHGAGLHQIQVRHSAATGSFLVNPAVPGVPFPTGQTSYLERLAGHDFVVSASAFFQVNTAQAEEMVRLVGEALPSRGRLLVDAFAGVGTFARIFADRFDSVVAIEESNSAARDAKVNLAPVKNARIRIGKVEDILPAFEDHPDAIVLDPPRPGCAPPVLAAITAFRPRVVVYVSCNPATLARDLRVLVDGGYRLTDVTPLDMFPQTGHIECVSRLEWPAA from the coding sequence ATGCCCCGTCGCGGTCACCGCTGGAAGACACCACCCGAGCAGCTCACGCTCACCCTCCGGGCCGAAAGCCTCGTCTTCGGCGGCGCCGCCCTCGCCCGCGCGCCCGATGGCCGGGTCGTCTTTACCTGGTTTGCGGCCCCGGGTGAACTCGTCGAAGCCGTTGTCGAACGCGAGTACCCCGACTACCTCGAGGCCGTCACGACCCGCGTGCTGGAGCCCTCGCCCGACCGGGTCGAACCCCGCTGCCCGCTGTTCGGCGAATGCGGCGGCTGCCAGCTCCAGCACATGGCCTACCCCGCCCAGCTCCGCGCGAAGGAGGCCGTCGTCCGCGAACAGCTCAAGCGCATCGGCGGCCTCGGCGACGACGTCGTGCGGCCCATCGTCGGCGCCCGGGAGCCCTGGGGGTACCGCAACCACGTCCGCTTCTCGACCGGCAGGAAATTCGGCGACGTCGGATTCATCTCCCGCCGCGGTCACGGGCTCCTGAAGGTCGAGCACTGCCCAATCGCCGACCCCTGGGTCAACGAAATCCTCCCCCAGCTCCAGGGGCACGGCGCCGGTCTCCATCAAATCCAGGTCCGTCACTCAGCAGCCACCGGCTCGTTCCTGGTCAACCCCGCGGTCCCGGGAGTCCCGTTCCCGACAGGGCAAACCAGCTACCTCGAGCGGCTGGCCGGTCACGACTTCGTCGTCAGCGCCTCGGCGTTCTTCCAGGTCAACACTGCCCAGGCCGAAGAGATGGTCCGCCTGGTCGGCGAGGCCCTCCCCTCCCGGGGCCGTCTGCTGGTCGATGCGTTCGCTGGCGTCGGTACCTTTGCGCGCATCTTCGCCGACCGCTTCGATTCGGTCGTCGCCATCGAGGAGTCCAACAGCGCTGCCCGCGACGCGAAGGTCAACCTCGCGCCCGTGAAAAACGCCCGCATCCGCATCGGCAAGGTCGAAGACATCCTCCCGGCGTTTGAGGACCACCCCGACGCCATCGTCCTCGACCCGCCCCGGCCGGGGTGCGCGCCGCCCGTCCTCGCCGCTATCACCGCCTTCCGGCCGAGAGTCGTCGTCTACGTCTCGTGCAACCCGGCCACCCTCGCCCGCGACCTCCGTGTCCTCGTCGACGGCGGGTACCGCCTGACCGACGTAACACCGCTCGACATGTTCCCCCAGACCGGCCACATCGAATGCGTCAGCCGGCTGGAGTGGCCCGCCGCATGA
- a CDS encoding Maf family protein, protein MSRNVVLASASPRRRELLAALLDDFTVDAADIAEDLAGDAVDCARQLAYAKAEAVARRYRDAVVIGCDTVVFRGLHLYAKPADTAEAAAMLRELRGRPHQVVTAVALVAPEGTAIDHEISTVFMADLPDDVVEAYAASGRTLDKAGGYAIQHENVGPVARLEGCYCGVMGLPLWTLYRLLDLFGCEPAPPSRRFNRCADCPARPAGVPPWQATQTE, encoded by the coding sequence ATGAGCCGGAACGTCGTCCTTGCGTCCGCCTCGCCGCGTCGCCGGGAGCTGCTGGCCGCCCTGCTTGATGACTTTACCGTCGATGCCGCCGACATCGCCGAGGACCTGGCCGGCGATGCCGTCGATTGCGCCCGCCAGCTCGCCTACGCCAAGGCCGAGGCCGTCGCCCGCCGCTACCGCGATGCGGTCGTCATCGGCTGCGACACCGTCGTCTTTCGCGGCCTGCACCTCTACGCCAAGCCAGCCGATACCGCCGAGGCCGCCGCCATGCTCCGCGAACTCCGGGGCCGGCCCCACCAGGTCGTCACCGCCGTCGCCCTTGTCGCCCCGGAAGGGACGGCAATCGATCACGAAATCTCGACCGTCTTCATGGCCGACCTCCCCGACGACGTCGTCGAGGCCTACGCGGCATCCGGCCGCACCCTCGACAAGGCCGGCGGCTACGCCATCCAGCACGAGAACGTCGGGCCCGTTGCCCGCCTCGAAGGCTGCTACTGCGGTGTCATGGGCCTCCCCCTCTGGACCCTGTACCGCCTCCTCGACCTCTTCGGCTGCGAACCCGCACCGCCGAGCCGCCGCTTCAACCGCTGCGCCGACTGTCCGGCGCGGCCCGCTGGTGTGCCCCCTTGGCAGGCAACACAGACGGAGTAG
- a CDS encoding response regulator, translating into MSTNRSTGKGSPASGSRPVRVLVVDDHAVIRQGLRMLLESHPGIEVVADCENGREALLAVERLRPDVVLMDVVMPGLNGIEATRQVKRASASTKVVILSGFVDEEQITGAIRAGASGYLVKNSDVSELILAIQTVHRGNQYYSAALSEAFDIADLQLQARRPERKSSLDTLTPREREVLQLIAEGRTNQQIADELVVSVKTVEAHKAHIMEKLKARSRTDLIRYALKRGIVKLESVDEAERSLSNLGGAGDS; encoded by the coding sequence ATGAGCACCAACCGCTCGACCGGGAAGGGGAGCCCCGCCAGCGGTTCGCGGCCCGTCCGTGTGCTCGTCGTCGACGACCACGCTGTCATCCGGCAGGGCCTCCGCATGCTGCTCGAATCCCATCCTGGTATCGAAGTCGTCGCCGATTGCGAAAACGGCCGCGAAGCCCTCCTCGCCGTTGAGCGGCTTCGCCCCGACGTCGTCCTGATGGACGTGGTCATGCCCGGGCTGAACGGCATCGAAGCCACCCGCCAGGTCAAGCGCGCATCGGCGTCAACGAAGGTGGTTATCCTCTCCGGCTTCGTGGACGAAGAGCAGATCACCGGCGCCATCCGCGCCGGCGCCTCCGGCTACCTCGTCAAGAACTCCGACGTCTCCGAGCTTATCCTTGCGATCCAGACCGTCCACCGCGGCAACCAGTACTACTCCGCAGCCCTCTCCGAGGCGTTCGATATTGCTGACCTCCAGCTCCAGGCCCGCCGGCCCGAGCGGAAGAGCTCGCTCGACACCCTGACGCCCCGCGAGCGCGAGGTGCTCCAGCTCATCGCTGAGGGGCGCACCAACCAGCAGATCGCCGATGAGCTGGTCGTTAGCGTCAAGACGGTCGAGGCGCACAAAGCCCACATCATGGAAAAGCTGAAGGCGCGGTCCCGCACCGACCTGATCCGCTACGCCCTCAAGCGCGGAATCGTGAAGCTCGAAAGCGTCGACGAAGCCGAGCGGAGCCTCTCAAACCTCGGCGGAGCCGGCGATAGCTGA